The Herbaspirillum sp. RTI4 genome has a segment encoding these proteins:
- a CDS encoding FkbM family methyltransferase, translating into MSLNSFDTLLEFLAAYPDQHARGTPFYRFVDSLVKEAFHEAQPAFAAGQPVPMAEFGMLTLPYEKMGAIDSIDLFGLDELLMFAFYYRNKGRYARAADIGANLGLHTILLSMSGCKVEAFEPDPEHHEKLLRNLKLNNITDAIAHKAAVSEQNGQMQFVRVLGNTTSSHLAGAKANPYGELDKFDVNVMDIREIVQRVDLMKIDAEGHEAVILHAIPIADWNHVDAFVEVGTPENALAVFNTFAGTQVNIFAQKSGWKRVENLAGMPISYKEGGIFISAKTEMPW; encoded by the coding sequence ATGTCACTTAACAGTTTCGATACGCTACTTGAATTCCTCGCAGCTTATCCCGATCAGCATGCAAGGGGAACGCCGTTTTATCGTTTTGTGGATAGTCTCGTGAAAGAGGCGTTTCATGAGGCACAACCGGCTTTTGCCGCAGGCCAGCCCGTTCCTATGGCGGAATTCGGCATGCTCACTTTACCGTATGAAAAGATGGGGGCTATCGACTCTATCGACTTGTTCGGTTTGGATGAGCTGTTGATGTTTGCGTTTTACTATCGCAACAAAGGCCGTTATGCACGTGCGGCCGATATCGGCGCTAATTTAGGCTTGCATACTATTTTGCTCTCCATGTCGGGATGCAAAGTAGAAGCATTCGAGCCAGATCCTGAGCACCATGAAAAATTGCTACGCAATCTCAAGCTCAACAACATCACTGATGCGATTGCCCATAAAGCAGCCGTCTCTGAACAAAATGGCCAAATGCAATTTGTGCGTGTGCTTGGCAATACCACTAGCAGCCACCTGGCCGGCGCTAAAGCCAACCCCTATGGTGAGTTAGATAAATTCGATGTCAATGTCATGGATATCCGCGAGATCGTTCAACGCGTCGACTTAATGAAAATTGACGCAGAAGGCCACGAAGCGGTGATTTTGCATGCTATTCCGATTGCAGACTGGAACCATGTCGATGCCTTTGTTGAAGTCGGCACTCCCGAAAATGCACTGGCGGTATTCAATACATTTGCCGGGACCCAAGTCAATATTTTTGCGCAGAAATCGGGCTGGAAGCGCGTAGAGAATCTGGCAGGAATGCCCATCAGTTACAAAGAAGGCGGCATTTTCATCAGCGCAAAGACGGAGATGCCCTGGTGA
- a CDS encoding zinc-binding dehydrogenase, giving the protein MTSPLPPSHMKAAVLKALSQPLDMVSDIAIPAPQRGQVLVKLAYSGVCHSQLMEVRGLRGPDAYLPHLLGHEGSAKVIAIGEGVTKVIPGDLVILGWIKGSGLDGGGIRYECGHLDTSINAGGVTTFNEYALVSENRVVPLPAGIPLDVAVLFGCALPTGAGIVLNDIRPPAGSTVAVFGLGGIGMSALMATQLFDCAQVIAVDVSADKLELSRSFGATAVVDAKQSDPVAAIRALTNGTGVDYAIEASGQVSVIEQAFASVRRGGGTCVFASHPAHGARISIDPYELICGKQIRGSWGGSSMPDRDIPLLAQLYLDGKLPLEKLISHRYRLDQINEALDDMEQHRVGRPLIEIDTTLGQDR; this is encoded by the coding sequence GTGACATCGCCTCTGCCACCATCCCACATGAAAGCAGCCGTGCTGAAGGCGCTGTCACAGCCACTCGACATGGTGTCTGATATTGCCATTCCCGCTCCGCAACGCGGCCAGGTATTGGTAAAACTGGCCTACAGCGGCGTGTGCCACAGCCAGCTGATGGAAGTTCGTGGCCTGCGCGGGCCGGATGCGTATCTGCCGCATCTGCTGGGCCACGAGGGTTCGGCAAAGGTCATTGCCATTGGTGAGGGTGTCACTAAAGTGATCCCTGGCGATCTGGTGATACTGGGATGGATCAAAGGCAGTGGCCTCGACGGTGGCGGAATCCGGTATGAATGCGGCCACTTGGATACGAGCATCAATGCAGGCGGTGTCACCACGTTCAACGAATATGCCCTCGTTTCTGAAAATCGCGTTGTGCCCTTACCTGCGGGCATTCCACTGGATGTGGCCGTGTTGTTCGGTTGTGCGTTACCGACCGGCGCAGGAATCGTCCTCAACGACATCCGGCCGCCGGCCGGTAGTACTGTCGCGGTATTCGGGCTTGGCGGGATCGGCATGAGCGCATTGATGGCGACGCAGCTGTTCGACTGCGCGCAGGTCATTGCGGTCGATGTGTCTGCCGACAAGCTGGAATTATCGCGCTCGTTTGGTGCCACTGCCGTTGTCGATGCAAAACAGTCTGATCCTGTCGCCGCGATTCGCGCGCTGACCAATGGCACAGGCGTCGATTACGCAATTGAAGCCTCGGGACAAGTATCCGTCATCGAGCAGGCATTCGCCTCCGTCAGACGCGGCGGCGGCACCTGTGTGTTCGCCTCGCATCCGGCGCACGGAGCGCGCATAAGCATCGATCCCTATGAGTTGATCTGCGGCAAGCAGATACGTGGAAGCTGGGGCGGCAGCAGCATGCCCGACCGCGACATTCCCTTGCTCGCTCAACTTTATCTGGACGGCAAACTGCCGCTTGAAAAATTGATAAGCCACAGGTATCGGCTCGATCAGATCAATGAGGCGCTAGATGATATGGAACAGCATCGGGTAGGTCGTCCTTTGATTGAAATAGATACGACTCTTGGCCAGGACCGCTAA
- a CDS encoding PfkB family carbohydrate kinase, producing the protein MDNKATLHPQLVFVSGNFNVLHPGHVRLLRFAKECGTRLVVAVESDRMAGNAAHVPEQLRLEGIQSNIWVDEAFLLDGPVAEALARLKPDVVVKGKEHESLFNPELAAVEQYGGKLLFSSGETLFSSLDLIRKAFYESDPRSISAPKDYLGRHAINSAKAADILRQFTRLRVCIVGDLIIDEYITCQPLGMSQEDPTIVVTPIDTTQFIGGAGIVAAHAAGLGASVRFLSVTGADAAREFALERLAAEGIEADLLVDESRPTTRKQRFRSKGKTLLRVSYLHQAAIPIDLQNQILERLEQFMDEIDVLVFSDFNYGCLPQSLVDQIIGMAKARGVLLAADSQSSSQIGDISRYRGMDLLTPTEHEARISTRNHQDGLVILAEQLRQQSDAANILLKLGEEGLLIHPAHDPECDWVTDQLGALNIAPRDVAGAGDSLLIASALTLACGGTIWEAGYLGSLAAAVQVSRVGNTPIRAKELLQLLQDLSE; encoded by the coding sequence ATGGATAACAAAGCCACTTTGCATCCTCAACTTGTATTCGTATCGGGAAATTTCAACGTACTGCATCCGGGGCATGTTCGGTTGCTACGTTTTGCAAAAGAATGTGGCACGCGTTTGGTCGTTGCCGTTGAAAGCGACCGGATGGCCGGCAATGCCGCCCATGTTCCGGAACAATTACGGCTGGAGGGAATACAAAGCAATATCTGGGTGGATGAGGCGTTTTTGCTGGATGGCCCGGTAGCCGAAGCGCTGGCCCGTCTTAAACCGGATGTGGTCGTCAAAGGAAAAGAACACGAATCACTGTTTAATCCCGAGCTAGCGGCGGTGGAACAGTATGGCGGAAAACTATTGTTCAGTTCCGGTGAGACCTTGTTTTCATCGCTCGATCTTATCCGCAAAGCTTTTTACGAATCGGATCCACGGTCCATCTCAGCGCCCAAGGACTATCTCGGCCGCCATGCGATTAATTCAGCCAAGGCAGCCGACATATTGCGTCAATTTACCCGCCTCAGAGTATGCATTGTCGGCGACCTGATTATTGATGAGTACATTACCTGCCAGCCACTCGGCATGTCGCAGGAAGACCCCACCATCGTCGTGACACCGATCGACACCACTCAGTTTATCGGTGGCGCCGGAATTGTCGCCGCACATGCGGCAGGACTCGGTGCTTCTGTGCGGTTCTTGTCTGTCACCGGTGCCGATGCCGCGAGAGAATTTGCGCTGGAGCGTTTGGCTGCGGAAGGAATCGAAGCAGATCTGCTCGTTGATGAAAGCCGCCCCACTACACGCAAACAACGTTTTCGCAGCAAAGGGAAAACCTTGCTCCGCGTCAGTTACTTGCATCAGGCAGCGATCCCAATTGACCTGCAAAACCAGATACTGGAGCGACTAGAACAGTTTATGGATGAGATTGATGTTCTGGTCTTTTCCGATTTCAATTACGGCTGTTTGCCACAGTCGCTGGTCGATCAAATCATCGGCATGGCCAAGGCCCGCGGTGTTCTGCTGGCAGCCGACAGCCAGTCTTCTTCGCAGATCGGCGACATCAGCCGCTATCGTGGCATGGATTTGCTGACCCCGACCGAACACGAAGCACGTATCAGTACTCGCAATCATCAGGACGGACTGGTCATCCTTGCAGAGCAGTTACGACAACAGTCGGATGCGGCAAACATCCTTCTCAAACTAGGAGAGGAAGGTTTGCTGATTCATCCTGCTCACGATCCTGAGTGCGACTGGGTCACCGATCAACTAGGCGCGCTCAACATTGCTCCGCGCGATGTGGCCGGTGCCGGTGATAGTTTGCTAATTGCCAGCGCGCTCACGCTGGCCTGCGGCGGCACTATCTGGGAAGCGGGTTATCTGGGTTCACTCGCCGCAGCGGTCCAGGTCAGCCGCGTCGGTAATACGCCGATCCGCGCTAAAGAATTGCTGCAACTGTTGCAGGATCTCTCCGAATGA
- a CDS encoding nucleotidyltransferase family protein: protein MKALLLAAGFGTRLRPLTNTIPKCLVPIHGQPLLDMWLERLTAAGIGPFLINTHYLSEQVSAYVEGSPYRDQTILVHEPVLLGTAATLIAHLDFFDDEDGLLIHADNYCLADFKGFLQAHRQRPNGCLMSMMTFRTDTPSSCGIVTLNEQNVVIGFEEKCEHPNGNLANGAVYLLSGELIALLNKSCGNITDFSNQVLPGLLGKIYAYETLAPLIDIGTPENYAKANQLARDRRPY, encoded by the coding sequence ATGAAAGCCCTTCTCCTGGCAGCCGGATTCGGCACGCGACTTCGGCCACTCACCAACACTATCCCTAAGTGCCTTGTCCCGATTCACGGCCAACCATTGCTGGATATGTGGCTAGAACGTTTGACCGCCGCTGGGATTGGCCCTTTCCTGATCAACACGCATTATTTAAGCGAACAGGTAAGTGCTTATGTTGAGGGCAGTCCTTATCGCGATCAAACGATTCTGGTGCATGAACCAGTTCTGCTCGGAACTGCCGCAACATTGATTGCTCATCTGGATTTTTTCGACGATGAAGATGGTTTGCTGATCCATGCGGACAACTATTGCCTTGCAGACTTCAAGGGCTTTCTTCAAGCACATCGCCAGCGCCCTAATGGATGCCTGATGAGCATGATGACGTTCCGTACTGACACACCCTCTTCGTGCGGCATCGTCACGCTGAACGAACAAAATGTCGTGATCGGATTTGAAGAAAAGTGTGAACATCCAAATGGAAATCTTGCCAATGGCGCAGTCTATCTTCTGTCGGGCGAACTCATAGCTTTGCTTAACAAGAGCTGCGGAAATATCACCGACTTTAGTAATCAGGTACTGCCGGGGCTACTAGGCAAAATATACGCATACGAAACTTTGGCTCCGTTGATCGATATCGGGACCCCTGAAAATTATGCAAAAGCAAACCAACTCGCGCGGGACCGTAGGCCTTATTAA
- a CDS encoding class I SAM-dependent methyltransferase, whose protein sequence is MSVDQQLLFCPACGHGQLETLIAPNVLYGSNYCFRTSTSTSARKGTEFFLSVINEVAPERQFRCVLDLGCNDLFLLDLLKDRADFRVGIDPVWENRESDREDQSIQIFGMNFEDVDLQQLPAKPDLIVCRHTLEHIIDPCRVVKALMDIAADDAVFIFEVPGFDGLIQRFRFDQIFHQHAQYFTLASFLKLLEKTGGRHLLHRYNFHDWCGMAVAFVKGPADICKDVKHWTQTEIISRYTNFQKQMSITRELLDFHTGLPLYGYGAAQTLPILGYHMNTDFGQLIAVIDDDDEKDGIGYWNLPVKVVPARKVGDLHDAAVLITAIDNVQPIMKKLLTNRPRHILVPLNII, encoded by the coding sequence ATGAGCGTCGACCAGCAGCTGCTTTTTTGTCCGGCATGCGGGCATGGGCAACTAGAGACTTTAATCGCTCCAAATGTTTTATACGGGTCTAACTATTGCTTCCGTACATCAACGAGCACAAGTGCCCGAAAAGGGACTGAGTTTTTTTTATCCGTCATCAATGAAGTTGCACCCGAGCGTCAATTTCGCTGCGTTCTGGATTTGGGCTGCAATGATCTTTTCTTGCTGGATTTACTGAAGGATAGAGCCGATTTTAGAGTTGGCATTGATCCTGTCTGGGAAAATCGCGAGAGCGATCGTGAGGATCAATCGATACAAATATTTGGCATGAATTTTGAAGACGTCGATTTACAGCAACTCCCGGCGAAACCCGACCTGATCGTTTGCCGCCACACCCTTGAACATATTATCGATCCTTGCCGTGTTGTGAAGGCATTGATGGATATTGCTGCTGATGATGCGGTATTTATTTTTGAAGTTCCTGGTTTCGACGGCCTAATTCAGCGATTCAGATTCGACCAAATTTTCCACCAGCACGCCCAGTATTTCACCTTGGCGTCCTTCCTCAAATTATTGGAAAAGACTGGCGGAAGACATTTACTGCATCGATATAACTTCCATGATTGGTGTGGGATGGCGGTGGCGTTTGTGAAGGGCCCGGCTGACATCTGCAAGGATGTGAAGCACTGGACGCAGACAGAAATCATTAGCCGTTATACGAACTTCCAAAAACAAATGTCTATCACGCGCGAGTTATTAGATTTCCACACGGGATTACCGTTATATGGATATGGTGCAGCCCAAACCCTGCCCATACTTGGTTATCACATGAATACCGATTTTGGTCAGTTAATTGCAGTAATTGATGATGATGATGAAAAAGATGGCATCGGTTATTGGAATCTCCCGGTGAAGGTTGTCCCAGCTCGTAAAGTAGGCGACCTCCATGATGCGGCGGTTCTTATTACCGCCATCGATAACGTGCAGCCAATCATGAAGAAATTACTTACGAACCGGCCACGGCATATCTTGGTGCCGCTCAATATCATCTGA
- a CDS encoding SDR family NAD(P)-dependent oxidoreductase: MVQSVSSRFDQFNENWNLMDLGIVGRRALVTGAGRGLGRAIAQALASEGVKVACVSRTIADIDGLMESIGGVAAGHLGIAMDLMPEGAPANLLLKMADFGPLDIVVHNAGGTLDISDPFCSIEDWRKIYRFNFELAVELNCLIIPGMQQRKWGRICHISSISAMENHGPVPYCAMKAALTAYTRSMGGVVAPDGVVLTAVLPGAVFTEGGYWDQASTERPEHVKKYLGERQRIGRFGRPEEIGNFVTYLCSELASFNTGSIVPIDGGQGRGYFGQ, translated from the coding sequence ATGGTGCAGTCTGTATCAAGCAGGTTTGATCAATTTAATGAAAATTGGAATCTTATGGATTTGGGAATTGTGGGTCGGCGTGCACTTGTTACTGGAGCCGGACGCGGATTGGGACGCGCTATTGCGCAAGCTTTGGCGAGTGAGGGGGTAAAGGTAGCATGTGTCTCTCGCACTATCGCAGATATCGATGGTTTGATGGAGAGCATTGGCGGAGTTGCTGCGGGACATCTTGGCATTGCAATGGATTTGATGCCAGAAGGTGCGCCAGCAAACCTGCTGCTCAAGATGGCTGATTTTGGGCCGTTAGACATAGTGGTTCACAACGCAGGCGGCACGCTGGATATTTCAGATCCTTTTTGCTCGATTGAGGATTGGCGCAAAATATATCGCTTCAATTTTGAATTGGCCGTGGAGCTGAATTGCCTGATTATTCCTGGCATGCAACAACGCAAATGGGGGCGCATCTGCCACATCTCTTCCATCTCAGCGATGGAAAATCACGGTCCGGTTCCCTACTGCGCAATGAAGGCGGCATTAACGGCATACACCCGCAGTATGGGCGGCGTCGTGGCTCCGGATGGCGTGGTTCTGACTGCGGTATTACCTGGTGCCGTATTTACCGAAGGCGGGTACTGGGATCAGGCCTCGACGGAACGTCCGGAACACGTTAAGAAATATCTCGGCGAGCGACAGCGTATTGGTCGATTTGGTCGGCCCGAGGAGATAGGCAATTTTGTTACTTATTTGTGTTCTGAATTAGCATCATTCAATACGGGTAGCATCGTCCCGATCGACGGTGGTCAAGGCAGGGGGTATTTCGGACAATGA
- a CDS encoding transketolase gives MNSISHSNDTVLNKDLRRKIIDMVVAGEDGHIPSAFSILDIITLLYRDILKIDAVNPEWVDRDYFILSKGHGCLAQYVNLHRHGFITDHDIAMFCKRGGILGEHPDRTKIPGIEASTGSLGHGLSFTVGIALGLKIQSLNNRLFVLLGDGECQEGTVWEAVNVARNRQLGNLCAIVDWNQSAMQLMPVDDMPKKWAAFGWNVQVVDGHSESEIADALRNIEFKKDGIPSVIIAKTIKGKGVSLLEGHGMWHHRIPNPTEYKQIMEALS, from the coding sequence ATGAACAGTATTTCTCACTCAAATGACACAGTTCTGAATAAGGATTTGCGTCGAAAAATAATTGATATGGTCGTTGCCGGTGAAGACGGGCATATTCCAAGCGCTTTTTCTATTCTCGACATCATCACATTGCTCTATCGTGACATCTTGAAAATTGATGCAGTCAATCCTGAATGGGTGGATCGGGACTATTTCATCTTATCCAAAGGGCATGGATGCTTGGCCCAGTATGTCAATCTTCATCGTCACGGCTTTATTACGGATCATGACATTGCCATGTTTTGCAAGCGTGGAGGGATTCTTGGTGAGCACCCTGACCGCACAAAAATTCCAGGCATCGAGGCTTCCACTGGCTCCCTTGGCCACGGATTGAGCTTTACCGTCGGTATCGCATTGGGTTTGAAAATCCAGTCACTCAATAATCGTTTGTTTGTTTTGTTGGGGGATGGCGAATGTCAGGAGGGGACGGTGTGGGAGGCAGTCAATGTCGCGCGAAACCGTCAGCTAGGTAACCTGTGCGCTATTGTGGATTGGAATCAATCCGCGATGCAATTAATGCCCGTAGATGATATGCCTAAAAAATGGGCAGCCTTCGGCTGGAACGTGCAGGTTGTTGATGGGCATAGCGAAAGTGAAATTGCCGATGCGCTGCGGAATATTGAATTTAAGAAAGATGGAATTCCCTCCGTCATTATTGCAAAAACGATAAAGGGGAAAGGAGTATCTTTGCTGGAAGGCCATGGAATGTGGCACCACCGCATACCTAATCCCACTGAATATAAACAAATTATGGAAGCGCTATCGTGA
- a CDS encoding transketolase family protein produces the protein MSKSLRQQFADTLTSIGKEDSQLVVMVGDISHGILKPFAEACPDRFYNIGILEPTMVSMGAGLAAAGLCPVIHTIAPFLIERSFEQIKLDFCYHKLPGNIVTVGSAFDYSNLGCTHHCYGDFALLKTLQRIQICFPASAIEFDQLFRQAYRNDLLTVYRMAGHPHPIQFKAEDIVFGKAIKIHDGSDVTLIATGPQLKTALDAREKLSARGILAEVIYVHTIRPLDTEMIQASVEKTRKVVVIEEHMMSGGLGDDVLRATYQIPGMKFHSVSIPDEFVTGYGTYEELCESCGLTAEAVITAIGAWE, from the coding sequence GTGAGCAAATCACTCCGTCAACAATTTGCCGATACCCTGACGTCGATCGGGAAAGAAGATTCTCAGCTGGTAGTGATGGTGGGGGATATCAGCCATGGCATTCTCAAACCATTTGCCGAAGCATGCCCCGATAGGTTTTATAACATTGGAATATTAGAACCAACCATGGTGAGCATGGGGGCGGGTTTGGCTGCGGCGGGACTTTGCCCGGTCATTCATACAATTGCCCCCTTTTTGATAGAGCGGTCCTTTGAACAAATCAAGCTTGATTTTTGTTACCACAAATTACCTGGCAATATCGTCACCGTAGGCAGTGCTTTTGATTACTCAAATCTGGGATGCACGCATCATTGCTACGGAGATTTTGCGTTATTAAAAACACTGCAAAGAATTCAAATATGCTTCCCCGCAAGCGCCATTGAATTTGACCAATTATTCCGACAAGCTTATCGCAATGACTTATTGACGGTTTACCGGATGGCCGGACATCCACATCCGATTCAATTCAAAGCAGAAGACATTGTTTTTGGCAAGGCCATCAAAATCCATGATGGTTCTGATGTCACCCTCATTGCAACTGGCCCTCAGCTTAAAACCGCACTCGATGCACGTGAAAAACTTTCTGCGCGAGGCATCCTGGCAGAAGTTATCTATGTTCATACTATCCGTCCGCTTGACACAGAGATGATCCAAGCCAGTGTGGAAAAAACGAGGAAAGTGGTGGTCATTGAAGAGCACATGATGTCCGGAGGTTTGGGAGATGACGTTCTTCGCGCAACTTATCAGATTCCTGGAATGAAATTTCACTCAGTTTCTATTCCGGATGAATTTGTAACGGGTTACGGGACTTACGAGGAACTCTGCGAATCCTGTGGTTTAACGGCTGAAGCAGTGATAACGGCTATTGGCGCCTGGGAATAA
- a CDS encoding methyltransferase domain-containing protein yields MLGYSFKVVNVRATKLKKQSGYGQPAWHNDGLHNCIKKIMIYPSPMDSDNGTFEIIDRQGKYNLIANSQPSIILADVAVLVHRGIPPKVSDCRPMIEITIIPSLVTTTDYVTAGHNARVPLPSTAQFEEFFDLKYRKVNDFEYSSNSEFIKHENIRNINLGGGSWFSENGWINYDEFSRDIRGKIKFHSHTELPYPSSYADVVYSSHCLEHLNDSVVNKLIREAYRVLNNGGKLVIKLPDFDAVLDEFRRGVDNEILSVNPDRWNIVPLKKMWENSGIPFSYERLAAMIFCGYWKRNGYQHFSDIQQDNSYHGPCKISDSENRLILEKDISPHSIAMTYVNKVIEIEGEENIVFNHQNAWSYKEFIALIESIGFEFIETSTKVTNSISQVPSIHDGESISRYYEFLKP; encoded by the coding sequence TTGCTGGGCTACTCTTTTAAAGTAGTTAATGTGCGAGCGACGAAACTAAAAAAACAGTCTGGTTATGGACAGCCAGCGTGGCATAACGATGGACTGCATAATTGTATAAAAAAAATAATGATTTATCCGTCGCCCATGGATTCGGATAATGGAACATTCGAAATTATCGATCGCCAAGGAAAATACAATCTCATCGCCAATAGTCAACCGTCAATTATTTTGGCAGATGTAGCAGTCCTAGTACACAGAGGGATTCCACCGAAAGTTAGTGACTGTAGGCCAATGATTGAAATCACGATAATTCCATCATTAGTTACCACTACTGACTACGTTACTGCGGGACATAATGCAAGGGTGCCTCTTCCGTCAACGGCTCAATTTGAAGAATTTTTTGATTTGAAATACCGAAAAGTCAATGACTTCGAGTATTCAAGTAACTCTGAATTTATAAAACATGAAAATATCCGCAATATTAATTTAGGCGGAGGGTCTTGGTTTTCGGAAAATGGCTGGATAAATTATGATGAATTTAGTCGGGACATAAGAGGAAAAATAAAATTTCATTCTCATACTGAATTACCTTATCCTAGCTCATATGCAGATGTCGTTTACTCTTCTCACTGCTTAGAACATTTAAATGATTCTGTCGTAAATAAATTAATTCGGGAAGCGTATAGAGTATTAAATAATGGCGGCAAACTAGTAATTAAACTCCCTGACTTTGATGCAGTACTGGATGAGTTTAGACGGGGTGTTGACAATGAAATTTTAAGTGTCAATCCCGATCGTTGGAACATCGTTCCTTTGAAAAAAATGTGGGAAAATTCAGGCATACCATTTTCATATGAAAGACTTGCTGCAATGATTTTTTGCGGATATTGGAAAAGAAATGGATACCAGCATTTTTCTGACATCCAACAAGATAATTCCTACCATGGCCCATGCAAAATTTCAGATTCTGAAAATCGCCTTATCTTAGAAAAAGATATATCACCCCACTCCATAGCAATGACTTACGTTAATAAAGTTATTGAAATTGAAGGAGAGGAAAATATTGTTTTTAACCATCAAAATGCTTGGTCATATAAAGAATTTATAGCGCTGATTGAATCTATTGGTTTCGAATTTATCGAAACATCAACAAAAGTCACCAATAGTATTTCGCAGGTACCGTCCATACATGATGGGGAAAGCATTAGTCGATATTATGAATTTTTAAAACCTTAG
- the rfbG gene encoding CDP-glucose 4,6-dehydratase: protein MIQEFWQGKKVFITGHTGFMGSWLTLWLNRLGAEVHGYSLPAPTQPSMFHLARLQNCATTTTGDIGDLQYLRDILAAAKPDIVFHLAAQAIALDSYAAPIETFATNVMGTAHLLEAVRHTPSVRSVVIVSSDKCYENREWVWGYREEEKMGGHDPYSGSKGAAEIVTASYRSSFFGPNSSSQTAIATARAGNVIGGGDFATDRLIPDLIRALEKNQPIMIHNPHAIRPWQFVLDPLAGYMQLAQRLYESGRKYAEGWNFGPADSDLQTVSQLCAAFNHSLQKNECQTAEIILAAPAEAPHETSFLRLDISKSRQHLDWMPKLELHTALELTAQWYSAYLNNEDLRELSEQQIDFFQGFG from the coding sequence ATGATCCAAGAATTCTGGCAAGGCAAAAAAGTATTCATCACCGGCCACACCGGCTTCATGGGCAGTTGGCTTACGCTCTGGCTGAACCGGCTCGGTGCCGAAGTGCACGGTTACTCACTCCCGGCCCCCACCCAACCCAGCATGTTTCACCTGGCACGGCTGCAAAACTGCGCCACCACTACCACCGGCGACATCGGCGATCTGCAATACCTGCGCGATATCCTCGCCGCAGCCAAGCCAGACATCGTGTTCCATCTGGCAGCGCAAGCTATCGCGCTCGATTCCTATGCCGCGCCAATCGAAACATTCGCCACCAATGTGATGGGCACGGCACATTTGTTGGAAGCGGTACGACACACGCCCAGCGTGCGCTCGGTTGTCATCGTCAGCAGTGACAAATGCTATGAAAACCGCGAATGGGTCTGGGGCTATCGCGAAGAAGAAAAAATGGGGGGACATGACCCCTACAGCGGCAGTAAAGGTGCGGCAGAAATAGTCACCGCCTCCTACCGCAGCTCCTTTTTTGGCCCGAATAGCAGCTCACAGACCGCCATCGCCACTGCGCGCGCGGGCAACGTGATCGGCGGCGGCGATTTCGCCACGGATCGCTTGATCCCCGACCTCATCCGCGCGCTGGAAAAAAATCAGCCGATCATGATTCACAATCCGCACGCGATACGCCCATGGCAATTCGTGCTTGATCCCCTGGCTGGTTATATGCAACTGGCGCAGCGGCTCTACGAATCGGGCAGGAAATATGCCGAAGGATGGAACTTCGGCCCCGCCGATTCCGATTTGCAAACCGTCAGCCAACTGTGCGCCGCCTTCAACCATTCGCTGCAAAAAAACGAATGCCAAACGGCGGAAATTATCCTCGCCGCCCCCGCCGAAGCACCGCACGAAACCTCTTTTCTGCGGCTGGACATTTCCAAATCGCGACAACATCTCGACTGGATGCCCAAGCTGGAGCTGCATACCGCGCTCGAACTCACTGCTCAGTGGTATAGCGCATACCTGAACAATGAAGATCTGCGCGAACTCAGCGAACAGCAGATCGATTTTTTTCAGGGCTTTGGATAA
- a CDS encoding acyl carrier protein, whose amino-acid sequence MSIDNFSAEFADAIEVPPETVTGSTVFKDLEIWDSLAILVVIAMVDATYDVAITGDDLKNTSTVAELHQIVLSRSK is encoded by the coding sequence ATGAGTATCGATAATTTTTCCGCCGAATTCGCCGACGCAATTGAAGTCCCACCAGAAACAGTCACTGGCAGCACCGTATTCAAAGATTTGGAAATTTGGGACTCGCTGGCGATACTGGTCGTCATCGCCATGGTCGACGCGACCTATGACGTCGCCATCACAGGCGACGATCTGAAAAACACCAGCACAGTGGCAGAGCTACATCAGATCGTCCTGAGCCGGAGCAAATAA